The Paroedura picta isolate Pp20150507F chromosome 17, Ppicta_v3.0, whole genome shotgun sequence genome contains the following window.
TCGTCCAGGGGGCAGACAGCCCCTAACCAAGGGCCCCAGGGAGGCTGGGAGTGGCCGCCAGCCAAGATGACCAgtccagtggggagggggcccctctccccctccctcaagcCTGCCTGCTTTCCTCTGCTCCACTCCTCTCAGCTGAGCTGCTAAGGTCCTTCAACTTCAGCATCTGAGGAAGCGCTCTTGGGGACAGGGACTCCGAGGGGGGAAAGCCGCCCACCCCACTGCCCCAAAGGCTGAGATGGGACCGGACCCTCCCTCTCGGCAAGCGGGCAACCCCAGCGCCAACGCCGGAGGGAGGCCAAAGGAACCTGCTGCCTGCTGGCAATCGAGGAAAGCAGGAagtcccgccccgccccgcccctgttATGTAGCTCGCCATTAATGCCACGAGGACACTCTTTTCTTCCCCACCAGCCCCCAGAGTGGGGGTCGGCCCTGATCCAGCCCTGTGTGGCTTTGGGgtaaagaggggaaggggggggcacagTTACCAAACGGGGCCAATCCATCCTGACCCACAGCCATGAGACACCGTAGGAAATCCCAGCCCGTATTTTCCAGGCTGGGTCAGTTTGGGGCCAGCCCCAGGCCTCAGGAGagcggagggaaggaaggaaggcaccgTCCGCGGGAGCCGGAAAAGATGCCTGGAGGGGGGTGACTCCGCCTGGAAACTTGCCCCCTACTTGATCCCATAGGGAGAgcgtgggaggaggggaggggaggggaagggaggtgggggCGGAAGAGCCCAGGgcctgtggggcaggtgggggtcaCGCAGTGGGGCGCCACAGGCAGGCCCCCCGAGTCCGCGTCCCCCACGGCAGCCTCCTGCGAGCGGCAGGGCTGGGCCGTAGAGGGACCCTCTGCGCAGTGCAGCCTTCGGTGTCGGGGCGGTCATGTCTGGGCCAGCGCCAATTCCTCCAGGCCCTCCTTCCCCATGCGGTAGCGGGCCAGATCCTTCCTGGTGACCAGTCCGACCacctgcagggagggagaggagcacgAGGTCAGAGGTGGCCCTCGGGAGCCGCCCTCCTTggcccccaccctcctcagggtgCGCATCTCCTGCAGCCAAAGAGGAAAACAAAGTCCTTGACCAGGCTGGTGCCACAGCACGAGGGGTACTCCTCCTGCTTTAAATGAAAAATTGCACTGGGGTGCTGCCCCCTGGCTGGGTCCCCCAAGGGACGTCGCCCTGTTCTCCCCCACCCTGCCTTGAAGCCTCGCTGCATGACCTCAGACCACTCACCGAGAGTATAGATGAGGCAGGGTAGAAATGAACGAAATCACATaaaaagagctggggtttttttttgtacccctttTCACTAAGCAGCTCCCAATTGCAATCCCTTCCTATCTCctctacagacaccctgtgaggaaagtggggctgagagagctctgccagaactgccgtgcgagaacagctctaagagaaccgtgactggcccaaggtcatgtggaagagaagggaaggattCAACTCGGCTCTCCGGAtctgaggctgctgctcttaaccgccacGCTGGTTCTCAAGCCGTCTCAGCCCTTGGCGGGGTgaggaagccccctccccacctccactcACCTGGTTACGATTGTCCACCACCACCAAGTGGCGCAAGCCCAGGGCTCGGAAGAGCTTGAAGAcgcgagggagggaggcctcctgGGGACACAGAAGAGGGCTGGTGGGCAAAGGGGCTCCCCGCAAAGACAGCCTCCCCCCTTGGAGCCATGCCCTGCCCCGGCATGTGggtgcccacccacccacctgcggCACCGTGTAGGGCGAGGGGTTCATGAATTCGGTGAGGTCCATCATGCACTCCCGCTCGTCCTGAGAGACGTGGATGGACTGGATGGGGGGGAAGCGGGGGTAGGCGTCCCGGAAGTCCTTCAGCTTCAGGCGGCGGTGCACCAGGGAGAGGCTGGTGCGCTCCACAAAGACCTGCCGGCAGGAAGGGGGAGCGGCCCTCAGGGGGGGCTCACACAGGAATACCCCCCCCTCCCGACACCCCTGGCAAGCTCCAAagcgggtgggagggagggggagaagtccTAATCAGATGAGTGACCGTCGTCGGCCTGGGTTCATCCCACAGAATTTGAGTCATCAACAAACTCTTTAAGCCTCCGTCAGGTGTGTCTGCCTTCAGCCACGAATATATgaattatgaatgttttaataaataataagagaACAGGCTGGAGTTGTTATCCTTGtccatatttgtgaaacagcctgggggctgGAATGCgtccggctgtctgagttggaatagggccactcGGGGTGCGGttactggccctgcccctacacctcccaccctccggccctgAACGCCAGACACCTGGCCCTCAGGTGCGCCTCGtgccagagccagcagcaggtctggggaggggggggagaacccctgggcaaaagggggtggggggtggagggggcgaGGCCTCCAGGCTCTTAACGAGCGCCCTCTGGGCCCCTAACGAGCGCCCTCTGGGCCCCTAACGAGCCCTCCTAACAGGCTTGGTGCCATCCTgctctgctaaggagctctgtttctGGCCTGCTgaggagctgcccagccccctctGGGGCCCCTTGATGCGGCTGGGAGCTGCTGCAGAGTCCGAGGGGCCCCAGGCCCCCTTAAgcggcaggggcggggccaggggggccctttcaaagcccattctcagGAACAGGCTCTGCATTTGTTCTCCGCCCTTTCTCCTGAGACTCAGGGCGGATCACAGAAAAGGTAAAAACTCAAAAAATAAAGCacaaaaatggaataaaatacaaaaacagaaaTGACCCCCCGTGAAATAAGCTTTAAAGCCGTAAGATGGAACGGAAAGGCCCCGTTTCCTCCGTTCCGAGGGACAGAGCAGGGCGGCAGGACCTTTTCAGCTGCCGTCCAGCCTGCAGGATTCGGGTGCTATTTCGGGCCAGAACCCATTTCAGAGCACTCAGCTGTGCTGCTCTTTCAGCGGAGGCCCTGAGAACAGGCAACTATGTTTTTTGGGGGTGAAATTAGTGGCATAAAATGGGGTGCAGGCAATTTTAAGCCAAGTCAAGAGGTCCCAAATTTTAATGGCACGACAGCAACCGATATTGGCCCCAGGAGAGGCTGAGATGGGAAGCTGCCAGCCCCCGGCCGGGGTCTCCTGCCCCATAGACAGGATGGGACAAAGGGGGGAGGTGTCCACACACACTGCCAcgccccaagccccgccctccgaAATCCCCACTGCCCGAAGGTCGGTGTGGCCCTACCACAGAGGCCAGCTTGGTCAAACCAGGCAGAGCAGAGAGAGAGCTTCAAGGGGGCACAAGCTGCTGAGggtgccatggccttcttctTCCGCCCAGAGGGGGAGGCCAGGATCCGCACCCAGGAGGGAATCTTACCTTATGCTTCAGCAGCACGATCAGCTGggagcgcaggatcagccctcgcAGTCCCAGAGTCTGAAAGAGAGAGGATTCACATGGCAGGAGCATCTCCCTCCTGGGCCCAGTGAGGAGAAAGCCTGAGAAATGCAAACACCGAAGGGGCAGGCGTGGCGGACATGGGGCCAGGCCCCTAGCACAAAAACTGGGAGGGAGAGGTGGACTCCAGCCCTCACAGGGCCAAGGAGACGGCTTGAAAGAGCACCGCTGAATATCGGACATCCTTGTGAGATCTGGGAGGGACAATATCTACAGGGCTTAGACGAGAGATGCTCTGTCGTCTTGGTCTTGGGGGAATTCTAGCTCCAACATCATCTCCTCTTCTTCGTCACCATCTGTGAGGTCTCCCGCCCTCCAGAGGTGCAGGGAGGGGCTCTGAACCCGAAAGGGCGTGGCCAGAGTGACTGGGCGGGGCTCAAAcccgagccccccctcccccgcggaGAGTGCCACGCCCTGCCCACCTGTGAGCCGCCAGGGACGCTCTCCACCACCGGGAAGCCGTTGTGGTTGGAGGAGGGGTCGCTGAGGATGTCCACGATGgtgcccaccttctccacctggcGCAGGCACGTGACGGGCGTGCTCAtcacctccctggggagggggaaggcgcaCCCAGGTCAGAACAGGGCAAAAAAGACCCAAGGCGAAGAAGGATGCCCAaatcccctccctctgcagaacACAGAGCAGCCTCACACAATTGGCAACGCTGCGGGGAGAGATCTTCCTGCTGCCGTCTGAACCCGTCTCTCCTCCACACCCCCCCCATACCCCCCCACCCCTGGACCCTTCAGCCCACGGCAGGCGGCCGGTTCCAGCTTACCTGGCGATGAGGGAGTGTGAGGTGACGGGGGCCTCCCAGTGCAGGAAGGGGACGCTCTGCAGCTGGATGTGCATGTCGtacaggccctgggggggggggggagaagaaggggggcaAGGATGCCATCTCAGCCGGGGGAGGGAGACGGGGCAGGAGGCCCAAGCTCCTCGCAGCCaggatctcggggggggggggcagcggaaAGAGGGGCtttcaagagcagcagcctcctcctgtgggggggggggggggagacaggccaGCCAACTTGGCTCCGATTCGGGCCGCCTGAGCAGAGGTgacccctccacccccaggcccCCTACCTCGACGAAGAAGTCCCCCACGATCTTGGCCGTCATGAGGATGAGCATGATGGGGAAGCCGTAGGTCACGTTGCCAGTTGCCTCCATCATGATGACCGTCAGGCTCAGGGTCATGCGCACGATGCCCCCTGGGAGAGGCAGCCAATCCCCGCTCAGCCCACGGAAGATGCcccaggagcagggggggggaagcaggagggAGGCCCTCCCCCACGGACAACCTTCGAGCTGGAGGCCGCCCCCCCACCTTCGCTCTCCCTTCCTGGAAGGAacggccctccctccttccctccctgcgtGCCCCCGAGTGGCTCACCcagctgggccgcagctcccatCAAAGCGTATTTCCCCGGGTCAGCCCAGATCTAGAAGTCCGGCAGAGAAGAAGAGCTCGTTTCTATCCCCCACTTTTCAATGCCCAAAGGAGCCcccaatttcctgcccttcctctccccacagtaaccaccttgtgagggaggtgggactgagagagaactgctctaacaggactgtgactagcccaagcagCTGGCTCCTtgtaggggagtgggggaaatccACAGCTAAAAGGGGGAGGGCATCCCCACCCTGCCCTCAAAGGACCAGCTGTGGAACAGCCAAAGTTTTTTGGGGAGGGTTTTGACTTCCAGCCCACAGCCAGGCAGAGCCCAGTGGTATGAAccttgtcctcccccccctcctggagTTGGTtcctcctgccacccccctgagtgGGATCCCAGCCCCACCGCAGAGCGCCTACCCAGCCGCTGGTGATGTAGGACAGGGAGATGCCAAAGAGGCGGCCCCAGGCAGCCCCGATCAGCAGGGAGGGGATGAAGACCCCCGCGGAGACCGTCAGCCCGTAGGTCCAGCAGGCCAGGAAGAAATACACCAAGGTGAACATGCCCAAGGTCATGGGGTTGTAGGTCCCTGGCAAAGGGGAAAGAGCGTCAACAGCCCCGGATCGGCCACAAAGTCCTCCTCCCCCCTACCCTCTCCCACGCGTGGGACCTGTGTCCGCAAGGCCCAGGGGCAGGAAGCCTCGGAGATGGACGGCGGTTTTGGGGGGAAGCCTCCACAGCAATTGGAAGCTCTGCCCGGaataaaaaggaggggggaaccttTCGGGCTCCCCAAAAATTTTGGGTCCATTTAGGGTTGGTGTGGGCAGAGGGAAACACGCTCCCCCTGGCAGGTGCCCAAGCAGAGGCTCAGCCTCCACCGTCCCTCTGTGCTCATAAGCCACGGAAGGGGCAGGATCCGGCCCAGGGTGCCTCCCAGGCGCAGGAAACACAGagccactggggtggggggtggggtgggggggacgctTCTCTCGAGCCGCACAACCCCCGTCCGTGGCTGACCTGGAGGGTCGTGGAAGAGGCTGACCACGCTTTTCTCGGGCGTGTTGAAGAAGGCCGTGGCCATCGAGTTGTATTCGCCGTCAGCACAGAAGAGCTGGAAGGAAGAGAATagcaaggaggggggaggaagcaaccCACGGGGGGCAGAAAGCGGAGGGCCCGCCGGACAATGAGCCGAgcacacaggggagggggggggctgtctcctcCTCACCTGCAGCGGGTAGGTCACCCGGTTGCCCTGGAGGGGCTGGCAGTCCTGGGAGCTGTAGATCATCACGAACCCCACGGCCGCCGTCACGGCCCCCACCAGCATGGCCTCCAGGACCTGCAGGCAGGGCCGGTGGATGTACCTGCCgggcacacacaaacaccccccgccccccgctgcCGGGTCAGAGGGGGCCTCCTGGCTGCTCCCCAGACGGCGacaaagcagggggggggcatatgtgtgtgtgtgtgggggagcgcTGAGCTCCAGCTGTTTGCAGAGGGATGGCTCCTGAACTCTGTTGGGGTGGAGGcgtaaggaccccccccccactctgtcccagtgacccccccccctctcacctgATCCGGAACATGGTCAGCCAGTAGTTCAAGGCGTTGAAGGTGGCCCCGAGAATCCCGCCTGCAACCgggagaaagggaggagctggagctggaggggggggggagtcgctgCTCGCCCACCAGGAGGGGAGAGACGGGCCAAGGGCAGGAGGTCTCCCCAAGGCAGGGGCAAGGCTGCCGAGtccttacccaccactcccataaaGATGAAGATCGGGATTTCTTGGATCGTGTAGCCCACTTTCTGTGAAagcaaaagagaaagagggagacagggaaggaaggaaggaaggaaggaaggaaggaaggaaggaaggaaggaaggaaggaaggaaggaaggaaggaaggaaggaaggaaggaaggaaggaaggaaggaaggaaggaaggaaggaaggaaggaaggaaggaaggaaggaaggaaggtgagtTGCAATTTTGCCAAAGGAGATTCTCTGGCCCATTCTTGGTCCTCCCCCCAGCCAATGGGAACCATATGGAGGTGAGGATTTTACCTCGGTGTCAAAGCGCCCGAAATTGATGAGCCCTGGACTGGAGAGGTCCCAGGGGTTCCCGTGGTAAATGCTCAGGATGGAGTTCAAGGTGAAGGTGGAGATCATGGAGGCGAAGAactgcaaggagggagggaggcaggcagggaagccTTCAGGGGCCGGGCCagccggggcggggggggtgttgttcccctctccccaccctccacgGAAGGATCCGGCAATGGGTCCCTCAGACTCACAATCCGCCAGGTCAGGAACTGGTTCCAAAAGGACGCACCTTCCTCCAAGCTGAACAAGACGCCGCCTGGCCAAGAGAAGGGGCTGGTGAGGAAGGCCAGAGCGAGGGAGGAGAGAGCTCGGGGAGAGGCCCAAAGCCCCCCACTGGTCTCTGCCCCCCACGCCCGAGGGGGTAACCGTGGGGCAGCTCTGCCAGGAAAAGCCCCATCTGGGGGAGGCAGAGATCGGGGGTGTCTTTACCGACGGGGGCTCCAAAGGCAGCCGAGACCCCTGCTGCGGCTCCGGCCGAGACGAAATCCCTTTTCTCCGTGTCTCTCCGGAAATACTCAAAGATCTGGAAAAGTAAGCCAAGCCCTGACTGGGTGGGTTTCCTGGTTGGGGGGTTTTCTGCCCACTCAACCAAAACTGGCAGATTGACAAAGAAAATTCCAAATGCTACATTAAAACCACACAGACCAAACAGCCATAAAGCAAACTCTAAAACAATGCAGGGCAATAAACACGGCCATAAAACTGCAGGAATCAATCGTCCAAGTCAATTAAAGGCAGCCTggagtattgtctgctcagactggcagctgctctccctgGTCTCAGGCCGagggcttccctctcccctcccccctggtcctttttaactggagctgctgcaggggattgaacccggAGCCTTCTGCGTgcccatcacaggctctcccaccaAGTCACAGCTCCAGGCTGCACTGCAAGGCCAGCGTCTCCCGTGCAGGATCCTGCCCCGACAAGAACCAGCACAGACTGGGGGAGTCAAAAACCCCAGCTCCACCAGCCCACCTTCCTCACGGCCAATCTGAAGCCACTGACCTTGAAGTCCCTCTTCAAGGACGTCGACCTTCCCTGAGAAATCCCAGCTGCAATGACGGCCCCAGAGTGAATCATTGGTCCTTCCTAAAGAGAAGGGGATTTAGggcacctgtccccccccccaggccccccaacatggtgccccccAAGAATTAAGTGGGCGGGGCCAACTGAGGCTTCCGCCCAGCAGggcttgtgattggctgttagAAAACAGTCCTTTAGGGGCAGGTGCCCCACATGGAACTTCACCGTGCAAATGGAGGCagctcatggcagccgttttatgGGCACGCCTAACATGCGCTGTCAGGACTCCGTAGGTGTCTCCCCCCGATTTGGAGGAAGGCAAATGTCCCCTTGGGAGCCAGGAGTCGCTTGGGGGATGAACGCCTGACTCTGCCCCGTCCCCGAACCCACCCGGGAAGGGCGAGGAGCAGCTCTGAGGGGTTCCAGGTGAGGCAGCCTGAAGGGGAAGAGAAGCCATTCCCCCTCACCTTTCCCACGGCCAGGCCTCCGACCACCGAGAGAATCACTCCACAGACTTTGACCAACAGCGTCTGCAAGAGAAAACGTGTCCCGtttatttcatttccttcttcctctcctctgttttatcctcacagcaaccctctgcatcGGGCCGGGCTGACGGCACGCGACTGGCCCTCCAGTGTGCTTCCGTGGCAGAGTAGGGGATTCGAATCTGGTGCTTCCAGACCGCTCTAACCACGTGGGCTCTCACTGGCTCCCTCTGGCCGACGTTCTGCTCTGCTCCTTGGGGACCAGccctgggggaggagaggcacagcCTGCTGGACCGCAGGAGAGCCGACCGGGGGGGTCAACAGGCGGACACCACAGTGCAACCCccctgcacacacgcacacacacacacacacacaccggcctCTTACCTTCAACCGGACCACGTGGGGGATCTTCACCCCATTGAGATAGCATTTTATCTGGGGGATCCCGCTCCCGGCAGCCACCGGCTGCAAAGACAGAGGAAACCTACTTCAGCTGCTTTCGACGGAATCGGATAAACCAACCAAGAGTGCTTCTTCCAAGGGGGAGTCTCAGGGGggtggtctttcccctcccctcctgcctggtccttttaactgggatGCTGCAGtcggggactgaaccggggacctcctgcaggccaagcagaggctccgccGCTGAGCTACAGCCCCACCTGCTGCTGTTCAACGGGTGCAGCAGCCGGAGGCCCCACGGAGGGAGACATCAATGCCACGGAGACAGGCATGGGAAAGAAGGAACCCCCTGTGAAGCGGGGCCTGCGAAGACCCCGGGGAGAGGAGGACTCACCTCCACAAGGGCCACAATCACCGAGCCCACCATGACCACGGCGGCGTTGAGGGCGGCCCAGAGAAGCAGCGAGAAGGACAGCCCTCCGGTCTCCGTGAACTTGTCGATatctggagagggagggggttaAGGAACCCAGTCGAGGACCTTGCCCAAACCGCACTGCTCAGGGCCAGACGAACAACTCTGGCCAGACTGCCGATATCAAGCCCTGACCCTCTCTGACCCATGGAGACGGGCGAGATCCCGCTGACGGGAGGTTTCGGAGGAAGAAAGGGTCTCCTGGGATCCACTGGGTCTCCTGGGGACTCGTTCAGCCCCCTCAACTAATGCCCCTTGTGCAGGGGGTCCTTGagccctgcctggcctggcctggctcccCAGAGGCGCTTTCTTGGGCGACAGGGCTGTCCCGTGGCCGCCACCAAAGGATACTTCCCTTCACCACGTGGTACTTCAGCCCGGCCAGGCATTCCACCAGGATGTCGATGAAGCAGGCCACGAGGCCCGTGAAAATCCCAATCAGGGCACAGATGACCCAGCGCCGGATCTCCACCGTCCGGAAGGCCTGTGGGGCAAGAAGCACGCTCCAGAGGGCCGGCCCTCctcccggccagccagccagcccatgCGGGACCCCGAGGGACAGCAGAGGCCGAGCTTCCACTCCGTGAAAATCTCAAGGCCCGTTTTTTAAAGAATGGAGCGGGAAAACTTTTATGCCCCAGAGCTGTCAATGCCTGACCACGTGGAAAAACCAGACATGGCCAAAACGAGGGGCAGGCAACAAGTTGGGTGGTTTCGGTGCCTTTCAAGGCGCCGGGGCCAGAGGGCCCCCACAGCGGCCAGGGGCCTGTGGGCCACAGCCTGCCCTCCCGGTGCCCTTCCCGGTCTCTCTCTGCTCGACTCACCGTGTggttcctcctttcctcttccaggaagagctggttctcgCAGTTGTCGTAGTCCAAACTCTGCAATCggcaagggggggtgggggggaggacgtGACTCGAAAGAGGAAGCAAAAGAGAAAAGCCCTCGATGGAGCGAGAGACCAGGTGGGCCTCTCCAAGGCACCGCCTCACATGCAGGGGGGTTCCCTCTGGCaggggggctccctccctcccgcaccCCCAGCCCCCAATGCTTGACTCTGCAAAGGGCCCACGGACTCACCTCGTACTTGAGGGACAGGAGCTTCTCGTTGTGGGGGATCTCGTTGGGAAGGGACCCGGAGGCGTCCATCTCCTGGGGACACAAGGACAATCCTGGTTCAAGCCGTCGGGAACTCCGCCTCAGACCCGGACCCACGGCCGCCCGGAGGagcccttctgccccccccccactcaccagtTCGGCGTCTTCGTCGAGGTAGACATCGCTCAGGTGTCCCAGGCGAGAGGCCGACGAAGAGGGCGTGAGCTGAGGAGGCAAGAAGCGTTAGACCTCGAGATGAACAGCCCCCCTCACGGTCAAAGGACGGGGGCATCACAGAAGCAAGACGCCTTCCAGGGTGACAGGGGGCAGCACATCTAGGAGCAAGGACACACACTCCCCCGCATCTGTTTGCCCTGCAAGAGGCAAGCCCACAGGACCCATGCGCTGTAAAAAGAGAGGCCAGCAGCCCCACTGACACTTGTAGGGCCTGGCAGGAGGGCCCATTTGCCAACCTGAAGGCTGGGTCCCTCTCGAGGGCCTGTCCAGAGAGCACGAGCCAAGCCGAATCCAGATTTATGGAGGACATTCAAGGGAACGGAAGGAGTCGAACAAGAGACCCCTTGGGGGGttttggggaagaggggaggggagaaagtggCCACACGGAGGCGCCTTCAGCAACGGAGACAGGCTGGGCAGGCCCAGCGCAGCCCCGGAACGGTTGGCGGGCATGTGACATTCCAGGACATAATGCCCAGCTGAGCGCGCTCTGGGGAGAGGCCGATCACAAGGCCCAAGCGGGGAATattctcccggcccctccgcagCGCAGACAGGCAGGGCAGCCAGTCAAATGCCTCGGATTTGGGAGAATATTGGAAACAATCAGAATGGCTGTTGACCATAAAGCCTCCGTGTTTGTACTTTCAACACGGCGGGGAAGCCGAGGACGGGGAGAGCCTGGCCAGTGGCAAAGCAGCAGCTTCCGACCTGGAGGGTGCAAAGGAGGATCggggccccaccccaccccacccgcaggGGATtcgccagccttcaggtggggcctggaggtctccccaaactacaactcatctccaggtttcAGTCTCCCTGGAAGACACAGGAATGCCAGAGGAAGGGCTCTATGGCACACACCACGGAGCCTGGGGGAACCCAAAGTCCTAGAGTGCCGTCCCACCCAGCTAAAGTGTCTCTGCTCCCCAGACCTGTCTCCCAAATCTCCTACACTGGAGTTGGCAAGGCTAGGAGAAAGGGCAGAACCCCGAGACAGGGGAGAGGGGCAGGACTCTAAGAACCTTTTCCCATCCCCTGCCACTATTTTACACAGCGGCTTCACATTATTGATCTTACGGCCCTCCTTTGCCCTGAGCCGGAACCCATCTTTTATCCCCAAATATCAGCCAGAAGTTTTGGCAAACACAGACTGCTCTGGGGCTTCCTGAAGCACGAGTGTTCAAGAACTCCCAGGGGCACAGCCTGGGCAGGAAGGCCCCTTTGGCAAGGAGGAGAGCAGGAGAATGCTGGGGGGGCAAGGTCAGCCGGAGGGAGGCACCCTGGGCGTGAGGAGGGGTCAGACCCCTGGGGGCTTTTCTCGCGGGCCGAAGGGGGCAAGCTGTTTTAAAATGATGCTCCATCATCACTACTGGTGTGGAGGGTGGCCTGTAATAAttatgaataaatataataataatactaagcagcagcagcagcagcaagggccTTTCCTCCCAAGCCCTCCAGACCATGGGCACAACGAAGGCAGCGAAGCGACCGGCTCAGACCGTAGCCAGGGCCACCTCACGTGGGCATCCTTGCCCTGCCTGCATAGCGCCTGCCGCTTCTGCAACCATCCCCCGGGCACCCAGGAGCTGGGAACCGTCACAAGCACCTGGCCCTGTGGCCGAACACCCCTTGGCGCCGATGCCCGCTGCACGGCACAGGGACAGGAGAAGAACGACAGCTGGGGGTTCATACCCCGAAGGAGTCCTGAAGCAGCTGACAAACCCcgtgccctccctctccccacaacagacaccctgggaggcaggtggggctgagagagctctgacagaaatgggACCAGGACTGCCCAGCTGGCAACAGATTGGGGTCCAGACTGGCTTGGGGGCCCTTGGAGATGCCagccggaatgacagctcctctccggcTTCCAAGACGAGCCTCCCTGGGAGAAAACCAGGGCCCTGGGGACCCTCGCCCCGCTGAGGTCCCCGTCCGCTCCCAAGCCTCCGGGAGCGCCCCTGGACCTCCCTCCGCATGCACATTCCCATCCCGGGCGCCTCTGCCCCCTGGCACGGCATGCCCCTCTCCCGCCGGCTGGACTGCGCCCGGCCGGGGAGGCTCGTCGGCGCCGCGGTCGTACCTGGCGGGGCTTGGCGGGGCTCGGCGCGTCCCCGTTGAGCAGGAGCGGCGTGTCCTCCCGCGCGCCCTCCTCGCCCTCCCGCGCCCGCCCCGACCACGAGACCTTCGTCGCCACGTTCGACATCGCCCGCCCGGCAGGAAGGCGCAGCAGCCGCGGCGGCAGCGGGGCAGAGGCAGGGCGCGCTCACGTGACCCGACCGGCCGCCCGCTCACGTGACCCCCGCGCCCGGCGCCTCCCGGGAAATGTAGTCTCTCCCGGAGGAGGCCGGGCCCGCCCGCTAGCGCTGCTGCCAGGTAGGGAGACAGCAGGGAAGGAGGTCGAAAagccaagggagagggaggtcctGCAAGCcactgccacccacccaccccgcgcAAAAATGTGGGCAGACTACGGTGGCCAGACTGccccactttgggagggacatctgggggca
Protein-coding sequences here:
- the CLCN7 gene encoding H(+)/Cl(-) exchange transporter 7 isoform X1; its protein translation is MSNVATKVSWSGRAREGEEGAREDTPLLLNGDAPSPAKPRQLTPSSSASRLGHLSDVYLDEDAELEMDASGSLPNEIPHNEKLLSLKYESLDYDNCENQLFLEEERRNHTAFRTVEIRRWVICALIGIFTGLVACFIDILVECLAGLKYHVVKGNIDKFTETGGLSFSLLLWAALNAAVVMVGSVIVALVEPVAAGSGIPQIKCYLNGVKIPHVVRLKTLLVKVCGVILSVVGGLAVGKEGPMIHSGAVIAAGISQGRSTSLKRDFKIFEYFRRDTEKRDFVSAGAAAGVSAAFGAPVGGVLFSLEEGASFWNQFLTWRIFFASMISTFTLNSILSIYHGNPWDLSSPGLINFGRFDTEKVGYTIQEIPIFIFMGVVGGILGATFNALNYWLTMFRIRYIHRPCLQVLEAMLVGAVTAAVGFVMIYSSQDCQPLQGNRVTYPLQLFCADGEYNSMATAFFNTPEKSVVSLFHDPPGTYNPMTLGMFTLVYFFLACWTYGLTVSAGVFIPSLLIGAAWGRLFGISLSYITSGWIWADPGKYALMGAAAQLGGIVRMTLSLTVIMMEATGNVTYGFPIMLILMTAKIVGDFFVEGLYDMHIQLQSVPFLHWEAPVTSHSLIAREVMSTPVTCLRQVEKVGTIVDILSDPSSNHNGFPVVESVPGGSQTLGLRGLILRSQLIVLLKHKVFVERTSLSLVHRRLKLKDFRDAYPRFPPIQSIHVSQDERECMMDLTEFMNPSPYTVPQVGGWAPTCRGRAWLQGGRLSLRGAPLPTSPLLCPQEASLPRVFKLFRALGLRHLVVVDNRNQVVGLVTRKDLARYRMGKEGLEELALAQT
- the CLCN7 gene encoding H(+)/Cl(-) exchange transporter 7 isoform X3, with translation MSNVATKVSWSGRAREGEEGAREDTPLLLNGDAPSPAKPRQLTPSSSASRLGHLSDVYLDEDAELEMDASGSLPNEIPHNEKLLSLKYESLDYDNCENQLFLEEERRNHTAFRTVEIRRWVICALIGIFTGLVACFIDILVECLAGLKYHVVKGNIDKFTETGGLSFSLLLWAALNAAVVMVGSVIVALVEPVAAGSGIPQIKCYLNGVKIPHVVRLKTLLVKVCGVILSVVGGLAVGKEGPMIHSGAVIAAGISQGRSTSLKRDFKIFEYFRRDTEKRDFVSAGAAAGVSAAFGAPVGGVLFSLEEGASFWNQFLTWRIFFASMISTFTLNSILSIYHGNPWDLSSPGLINFGRFDTEKVGYTIQEIPIFIFMGVVGGILGATFNALNYWLTMFRIRYIHRPCLQVLEAMLVGAVTAAVGFVMIYSSQDCQPLQGNRVTYPLQLFCADGEYNSMATAFFNTPEKSVVSLFHDPPGTYNPMTLGMFTLVYFFLACWTYGLTVSAGVFIPSLLIGAAWGRLFGISLSYITSGWIWADPGKYALMGAAAQLGGIVRMTLSLTVIMMEATGNVTYGFPIMLILMTAKIVGDFFVEGLYDMHIQLQSVPFLHWEAPVTSHSLIAREVMSTPVTCLRQVEKVGTIVDILSDPSSNHNGFPVVESVPGGSQTLGLRGLILRSQLIVLLKHKVFVERTSLSLVHRRLKLKDFRDAYPRFPPIQSIHVSQDERECMMDLTEFMNPSPYTVPQEASLPRVFKLFRALGLRHLVVVDNRNQVVGLVTRKDLARYRMGKEGLEELALAQT